Proteins encoded by one window of Candidatus Scalindua japonica:
- a CDS encoding TOBE domain-containing protein, which yields MASKVCGTITRVEKGHIHATVQILWKSIPLSVVITKASCEDMQLSEGDTITVLIKGTDVMLAKFFSGMISARNRVGGTVKRIIEGDVVSKVFVESQEEMLYAVITNTSLKEMDISEGDEIMAIVKSTELILYKET from the coding sequence ATGGCAAGTAAGGTCTGCGGTACGATTACGAGGGTGGAGAAAGGGCATATTCATGCTACTGTTCAGATATTATGGAAGTCAATTCCGTTAAGCGTAGTTATTACAAAAGCCTCTTGCGAAGATATGCAGCTTTCTGAAGGTGATACTATCACAGTACTCATAAAAGGTACTGACGTAATGCTAGCGAAATTTTTTTCCGGTATGATCAGTGCAAGGAACAGGGTTGGTGGAACAGTAAAACGGATCATCGAGGGAGACGTTGTATCAAAGGTGTTTGTAGAATCCCAGGAAGAGATGCTTTATGCTGTTATCACTAATACCTCATTGAAAGAGATGGATATTAGTGAGGGTGATGAGATCATGGCAATTGTAAAATCAACTGAGTTAATACTCTATAAGGAAACTTGA
- the modA gene encoding molybdate ABC transporter substrate-binding protein, whose product MKKITGFCLIIILILIFGFSAFVRASENILIASASNLRFAMHDICHDFQEENPSIQTKVSYGSSGNFFAQIKQGAPFDIFFSADATYPELLEKEGLAVKEMREVYAVGNIVLWFPKESKVAPDTGMHAVTSSEVMKLAIANPRHAPYGLAAEESLRYYGLWEEVKRKLIYGENISQTAQYIHTGAADAGIIALSLANSSKMLHEGKYWMIPDESHSDIEQVYVVLKRGKGKKSVRKFLDFIHGKNGSNILSRYGFVFPGTGENR is encoded by the coding sequence ATGAAAAAAATTACTGGATTTTGTTTGATAATTATATTGATTTTGATATTTGGTTTCTCTGCTTTTGTTCGGGCTAGTGAGAATATTCTGATAGCTTCCGCATCGAATTTGAGATTTGCCATGCATGATATCTGTCATGATTTTCAGGAAGAAAATCCATCTATTCAGACAAAGGTGTCATACGGCTCCTCAGGCAACTTTTTTGCGCAGATAAAGCAGGGTGCTCCTTTTGACATTTTTTTTTCTGCGGATGCCACTTATCCGGAACTGCTTGAGAAGGAGGGCCTGGCTGTAAAGGAAATGCGAGAAGTTTATGCCGTAGGTAATATTGTCCTCTGGTTTCCGAAAGAGTCTAAAGTTGCTCCTGATACAGGGATGCATGCCGTTACATCTTCTGAGGTTATGAAATTGGCTATTGCAAATCCCCGGCATGCACCATATGGCCTTGCTGCGGAGGAATCGCTTCGTTATTACGGCCTGTGGGAGGAGGTAAAAAGGAAGCTGATATATGGTGAAAATATATCACAGACGGCACAATATATTCATACGGGAGCAGCAGACGCTGGGATTATTGCCCTCTCTCTGGCAAATTCATCAAAGATGTTACACGAGGGTAAATACTGGATGATTCCTGATGAATCACATAGCGACATTGAGCAGGTTTATGTGGTGTTAAAGAGAGGAAAAGGGAAGAAAAGTGTCAGGAAATTTCTGGATTTTATCCACGGAAAAAATGGGAGTAACATACTTTCCCGATACGGCTTTGTCTTTCCTGGTACCGGAGAAAACAGGTAA
- the modB gene encoding molybdate ABC transporter permease subunit — protein MNFAAPLLLSLKLSSVTTLFLLVLGVPFAYWLVFSRFRFKFLVESIVALPLVLPPTVLGFYLLMAIGANSFFGRWYESLFNKPLAFSFEGLVLGSFLYSLPFAVQPIQMAFNSIDKKLLEASWSLGRSNIYTFFRVILPLSRHGIITGCVLSFAHTLGEFGVILMIGGNIPGITRVASVAIYDEVQSLNYGSANMYAAILLLFSFVILAAVYFVNRRFTRTI, from the coding sequence ATGAATTTTGCAGCACCACTTCTTTTAAGTTTGAAGCTTTCAAGTGTCACCACTTTGTTCCTTCTTGTATTGGGTGTACCCTTTGCTTACTGGCTTGTTTTCTCCAGGTTTCGGTTCAAATTTTTAGTAGAATCGATTGTCGCTCTTCCTCTCGTACTCCCTCCAACAGTATTGGGGTTTTACCTGCTTATGGCCATTGGGGCAAACAGTTTTTTCGGGCGTTGGTATGAGAGCCTCTTTAACAAACCGCTTGCCTTTTCATTTGAGGGACTTGTTTTAGGGTCATTTCTTTATAGCCTTCCATTTGCTGTGCAGCCGATTCAAATGGCCTTTAATTCTATTGATAAAAAGCTATTGGAGGCCTCCTGGTCACTGGGCAGGTCAAACATATACACTTTTTTCCGAGTTATTCTTCCATTATCACGCCATGGTATTATAACCGGTTGTGTACTCTCGTTTGCACATACTCTTGGAGAATTCGGAGTGATACTTATGATCGGGGGGAACATTCCCGGTATTACCAGGGTCGCTTCTGTGGCTATTTATGACGAAGTGCAGTCCTTGAACTATGGAAGTGCAAATATGTATGCGGCAATTTTGTTACTGTTTTCATTTGTAATACTTGCAGCGGTATATTTTGTTAATAGAAGATTTACACGCACTATATAA
- a CDS encoding ATP-binding cassette domain-containing protein: MLSIHLKKTWNNFELDVSFDIPSGKITALFGPSGAGKSSVLRMISGLEMAEDGFISNGNEAWFDKAKGIDLHPQQRSVGFVFQDYSLFPHMTVEKNVAYGMREKWRRKEIKDLISTAGLSGYERYYPAQLSGGQKQRVSLIRAIARKPDILLLDEPFSALDWQTRIQLQEDIKNIIKQFDVTTLYVTHDVTEVYKLANNVIVLESGKRVKYGTPEEVFLGKRLSTRVQVTGKVVGIEHDSIMASVTVMHADQFFKTLIDTEELKSLDLRIGNDVIIGVKSSDVILFKI, from the coding sequence TTGCTAAGTATTCACTTGAAAAAAACCTGGAATAATTTTGAGTTAGATGTTTCTTTTGATATTCCCAGTGGAAAAATAACGGCGTTGTTTGGTCCATCCGGTGCCGGAAAATCGAGTGTGTTACGTATGATTTCAGGATTGGAAATGGCTGAAGATGGCTTTATTTCTAATGGAAATGAAGCATGGTTTGATAAGGCAAAAGGGATTGACCTCCACCCACAGCAGCGTTCTGTCGGCTTTGTTTTCCAGGACTACTCCCTGTTTCCCCACATGACGGTAGAAAAAAATGTAGCGTATGGAATGAGAGAGAAGTGGAGAAGAAAGGAGATAAAAGATCTTATCTCTACTGCAGGGCTTTCAGGTTACGAACGATACTACCCCGCACAACTGTCCGGCGGGCAGAAGCAGAGGGTCTCCCTTATCAGAGCCATAGCCAGAAAACCTGATATTCTCCTCCTTGATGAGCCTTTTTCCGCACTGGATTGGCAGACACGCATTCAATTGCAGGAAGATATAAAAAACATTATCAAACAGTTTGATGTTACGACTCTGTATGTTACTCACGATGTAACAGAAGTATATAAACTGGCAAATAATGTAATTGTATTAGAATCAGGAAAGAGAGTGAAATATGGGACACCAGAGGAAGTTTTTTTAGGGAAGAGATTGAGTACACGAGTTCAGGTGACAGGTAAGGTGGTAGGGATAGAACACGATTCAATCATGGCATCCGTAACCGTTATGCACGCAGATCAGTTCTTTAAGACACTAATTGACACGGAAGAGTTGAAATCCTTAGATCTGCGGATTGGAAACGATGTCATTATCGGTGTAAAATCATCTGATGTAATCTTGTTTAAGATATGA
- the fdhF gene encoding formate dehydrogenase subunit alpha: MKKITLQINQKEYEASDGETILDVTKKNNIHVPTLCHWDLLSPFGQCRMCVVEVDGNIGPVTACNAPVWDGMNVVTESDNIAELRRNNLKLILGNHPNDCMTCEKTGNCKLQNYAYQFEVHAEWSQQTIRKFPELPNNGVIEWDKDKCIMCTRCARTCGELQGSYALGFKAHGFTALGAPNDSNISKEGDCELCGQCIDACPVGALQELSVKGKGRPWQFEKTRTTCTYCGTGCNYFLNVKDKKVVSISPCFEAPVNDRGSLCVKGRFGYEHIHHKDRITTPLIRKNGKLEEASWEEAVTLIAEKFTEIKKKHGPDSLGFLSSSRCTNEENYIFQKLGRMMGTNNVDNCARVCHSASVSGLAACYGSGAATNSFDQIRDTELLFVIGANPYEAHPILGLKIKDALKKGTKLIVGDPRKTQLAEKADVWLNLIPGTNIALLNGLIHVILKEGLEDKEFIKQRTEGFEALKKGVKKYTPEYVSGITGVAKDRIIQAARMYASTDKAMIVYSLGMTEHTTGTYNVMSLGNLATVTGHLGRSSVGINPTRGQNNVQGSCDMGALPNKYVGYQDVGDEKTQKKFEKAWKTKLNDKIGLTCTEMDIAMNKGKLKGYYIFGEDPAMTNANVNYVKSGLKKLDFLVVQDILPTETSEFADVILPGSSHAEKDGTYTNGERRIQLIRKAIDPLCGKADWETICMVAKALGIKNMEYSSPSEIWDELASVAPMFAGVTHERCNPDGIQWPCPSLDHPGTKIMYEEKFNRPNGKAKFNFQEHIASAEVPDNKYPLILSTGRRRQHYNNGSMTRRASTIYDKWPEEALELNPFDARRFNITDSEKVLASSRRGEMEVKVQITDRVQPGITFLAFHHRDALTNLLTNDAFDPVCKIPELKSCAIKIEKLNGHK, translated from the coding sequence ATGAAAAAAATTACGTTACAAATTAATCAGAAAGAGTATGAAGCAAGTGATGGCGAAACCATCCTTGATGTTACCAAGAAAAACAATATCCACGTTCCAACTTTGTGCCATTGGGACCTGCTGTCACCATTTGGACAATGCAGAATGTGTGTCGTTGAGGTTGACGGGAACATTGGGCCTGTGACAGCCTGTAACGCTCCCGTATGGGACGGCATGAATGTTGTAACAGAAAGCGACAATATTGCCGAACTAAGAAGAAACAACCTTAAGCTGATACTTGGTAACCACCCCAATGACTGTATGACCTGTGAAAAGACGGGTAATTGCAAACTTCAGAACTATGCCTACCAGTTTGAGGTACATGCGGAGTGGAGTCAACAGACTATTCGAAAATTCCCTGAACTTCCTAATAACGGAGTTATAGAGTGGGATAAAGATAAGTGCATTATGTGTACCAGATGCGCACGTACCTGTGGTGAACTCCAGGGATCGTATGCTCTCGGGTTTAAGGCTCACGGGTTTACGGCACTGGGCGCACCCAACGATTCAAATATATCTAAAGAGGGTGATTGTGAACTTTGCGGTCAATGTATAGATGCGTGTCCAGTTGGAGCGCTGCAGGAACTATCCGTAAAAGGCAAGGGAAGACCATGGCAATTTGAAAAAACCAGGACCACCTGTACATATTGTGGAACAGGCTGTAACTACTTTTTGAATGTAAAAGACAAAAAGGTAGTCTCTATTTCGCCATGCTTCGAAGCGCCGGTTAATGATAGAGGAAGTCTCTGTGTAAAAGGTAGATTTGGTTACGAACACATACACCATAAAGATAGAATAACCACACCGCTCATAAGAAAAAATGGCAAACTGGAAGAAGCCAGCTGGGAAGAAGCGGTTACCCTGATAGCTGAAAAGTTTACCGAGATTAAGAAAAAACATGGACCTGACAGCCTTGGATTCCTCTCATCTTCAAGGTGTACAAATGAAGAGAACTATATATTCCAGAAGCTGGGACGAATGATGGGTACGAATAATGTTGATAACTGCGCGAGGGTATGTCACAGTGCCAGTGTATCAGGATTAGCCGCATGCTACGGTAGTGGTGCCGCGACTAATTCATTTGACCAGATACGTGATACGGAACTGTTATTCGTTATAGGTGCCAATCCCTATGAAGCACATCCTATTTTAGGGCTTAAGATAAAAGATGCCTTGAAAAAGGGAACAAAACTAATTGTCGGTGACCCGAGAAAGACACAACTTGCGGAAAAGGCGGATGTATGGTTGAACCTGATACCAGGCACAAACATAGCCCTGTTAAATGGGCTCATACATGTTATCCTGAAAGAAGGGCTTGAGGACAAGGAGTTTATAAAGCAACGAACAGAAGGATTCGAAGCACTTAAAAAAGGAGTAAAAAAATACACACCGGAATACGTCTCAGGAATAACGGGTGTGGCAAAGGACAGGATTATTCAAGCGGCCAGGATGTACGCTTCAACAGACAAGGCAATGATTGTTTACAGTCTTGGAATGACGGAACATACAACTGGTACCTATAACGTAATGTCACTCGGAAACCTTGCTACCGTTACCGGCCACCTTGGCAGATCAAGCGTTGGAATAAATCCGACCCGTGGACAGAATAATGTTCAGGGCTCATGTGACATGGGAGCCCTGCCCAACAAGTATGTTGGATATCAGGACGTTGGTGATGAAAAAACACAGAAGAAATTTGAAAAGGCATGGAAAACTAAACTGAACGATAAGATAGGTTTGACGTGTACCGAGATGGACATTGCGATGAACAAAGGAAAACTGAAGGGTTACTATATCTTTGGCGAAGACCCTGCTATGACTAATGCAAATGTCAATTACGTAAAAAGCGGCCTGAAGAAACTTGACTTCCTTGTGGTACAGGATATTCTGCCTACCGAAACATCTGAATTTGCGGACGTAATTCTTCCTGGATCAAGCCATGCGGAGAAAGATGGTACCTACACCAACGGAGAAAGAAGAATTCAGCTTATTCGAAAGGCAATTGACCCATTGTGTGGAAAAGCGGACTGGGAGACCATATGCATGGTTGCCAAAGCACTTGGAATCAAGAATATGGAATATTCGTCACCGTCTGAAATATGGGATGAACTTGCAAGCGTCGCGCCTATGTTTGCGGGTGTTACTCATGAAAGGTGTAATCCGGACGGGATTCAGTGGCCGTGCCCAAGCCTGGATCACCCTGGTACGAAAATAATGTACGAAGAAAAATTCAACAGGCCGAACGGAAAGGCAAAATTCAATTTTCAGGAGCATATAGCTTCGGCTGAAGTACCTGATAATAAGTACCCATTGATCCTGTCAACCGGAAGACGAAGACAGCATTATAACAATGGCTCAATGACTCGACGAGCAAGTACAATATACGACAAGTGGCCTGAAGAAGCGTTAGAATTGAATCCGTTTGATGCCAGAAGATTTAATATAACGGATAGTGAAAAAGTGCTTGCCAGCTCAAGAAGGGGTGAGATGGAGGTCAAAGTACAGATTACCGATAGAGTACAGCCCGGCATAACTTTCCTTGCATTCCATCACAGAGACGCCCTGACAAACCTACTGACAAATGATGCGTTCGATCCGGTCTGTAAGATTCCTGAACTTAAGTCATGCGCGATCAAGATTGAAAAACTAAACGGACATAAATAA
- a CDS encoding 4Fe-4S dicluster domain-containing protein, with protein MIECAVRHSQSQDMVLSSFEDPAPVPRIQINFRKDKPHATYCQNCKKPKCRDSCEYGAITKFEDGNVIIDQEKCTGCWACIDACPFGAITKEPEMAVAFNCDDCKGYDDMACVEACKTVALHYVEKKVAVVAE; from the coding sequence ATGATTGAGTGCGCAGTAAGACACTCACAGTCACAGGATATGGTTTTATCATCTTTTGAAGACCCTGCACCGGTTCCAAGAATTCAGATAAATTTCAGAAAAGATAAACCGCATGCAACCTATTGCCAGAATTGCAAAAAACCTAAATGCAGGGATTCATGTGAGTATGGTGCAATTACCAAATTTGAGGATGGTAATGTAATCATTGACCAGGAAAAATGTACCGGCTGTTGGGCATGCATTGACGCCTGTCCATTCGGAGCCATCACTAAAGAACCAGAGATGGCGGTAGCCTTTAACTGCGATGATTGTAAAGGGTATGATGATATGGCTTGCGTAGAGGCTTGTAAAACTGTTGCATTGCACTACGTTGAGAAAAAGGTTGCCGTTGTTGCTGAATGA
- a CDS encoding phosphoribosylanthranilate isomerase, protein MTKIKICGIKSLNDAISAVDYGADAIGFVFAKSIRKVSKERARSIIRKLPPFVTTVGLFVNETADNMEAAFRFCGLNAIQLHGNEPPETLNRLKDIITIKAFRIQNERDITPIKKYKPKAILLDGYSKNQMGGTGICFDWNIVEKLKTSIPIIVAGGLSHLNVAEAIKIVQPYGVDVSSGVENMPGKKDKKLIKKFIDAVKG, encoded by the coding sequence ATGACAAAAATAAAAATCTGTGGAATAAAAAGCTTAAATGATGCAATTTCTGCGGTCGATTACGGTGCGGACGCTATTGGTTTCGTATTTGCGAAAAGTATACGAAAGGTAAGTAAAGAAAGAGCCCGCTCTATTATACGAAAATTACCTCCATTCGTTACAACGGTTGGACTCTTCGTTAATGAAACAGCTGACAACATGGAAGCTGCCTTCAGGTTTTGCGGCCTGAACGCGATACAACTTCACGGTAATGAACCTCCTGAGACATTAAACAGATTGAAAGATATTATAACTATTAAGGCATTCAGAATTCAAAACGAAAGAGATATCACTCCGATTAAAAAGTATAAACCTAAAGCTATCCTGCTCGATGGATACTCAAAAAACCAAATGGGAGGTACAGGAATCTGTTTTGATTGGAATATTGTAGAAAAATTAAAGACTTCCATACCTATAATCGTAGCAGGAGGATTGTCACATTTAAATGTAGCAGAGGCAATAAAAATTGTACAGCCTTATGGAGTAGATGTCTCTTCCGGTGTAGAAAATATGCCAGGAAAAAAAGATAAGAAACTGATCAAGAAGTTTATAGACGCCGTGAAAGGCTAA
- a CDS encoding class I fructose-bisphosphate aldolase, with amino-acid sequence MSLDKITTILGDAEAENLLNHKAKVSREQLNLPGSDFVDRIFALSDRPTPVLRSLQSIFSHGRLADTGYVSILPVDQGIEHSAAASFAPNPIYFDPENIVKLAIDGGCNAVASTLGVLGIVARKYAHKIPFILKFNHNELLTYPNKFDQVMFASIEQARDMGAVAVGATIYFGSDESTRQIVEVSEAFNIAHEMGMATILWCYLRNSAFKTGGVDYHTAADLTGQANHLGVTIEADIIKQKLPECNGAYNALNEGGASYGKTHKRVYSDLSSDHPIDLARLQVINCYMGRAGLINSGGASGENDLAQAVKTAVINKRAGGMGLISGRKAFQKPMDVGVELLNAIQDVYLNEEVTVA; translated from the coding sequence ATGAGCTTAGATAAAATAACAACTATTCTTGGTGATGCAGAGGCAGAAAATTTACTAAACCATAAGGCTAAAGTTTCCCGTGAACAATTAAACCTGCCCGGATCAGATTTTGTTGACCGGATATTTGCGCTTTCAGATCGGCCGACACCGGTCTTAAGAAGCTTACAGAGCATTTTTTCTCACGGAAGGCTGGCAGATACTGGTTATGTTTCAATTCTGCCCGTGGACCAGGGTATTGAACACTCTGCTGCTGCTTCTTTCGCGCCAAACCCCATATACTTTGATCCTGAGAATATTGTAAAACTCGCTATCGATGGAGGGTGTAATGCCGTTGCGTCTACGCTGGGCGTTCTGGGTATAGTAGCAAGAAAATATGCTCACAAGATACCTTTTATTCTTAAATTCAATCATAACGAACTTTTAACATACCCTAATAAATTCGATCAGGTTATGTTTGCATCTATTGAACAGGCAAGAGATATGGGTGCTGTGGCAGTTGGGGCTACAATTTATTTCGGCTCCGATGAGTCAACGCGCCAGATTGTGGAGGTCAGTGAAGCATTTAATATCGCACATGAAATGGGAATGGCGACAATCCTCTGGTGTTATCTGCGGAACTCTGCATTCAAAACAGGTGGTGTCGACTATCACACTGCAGCAGATCTTACCGGGCAGGCCAACCATCTGGGTGTGACAATTGAAGCGGATATAATTAAACAGAAACTGCCTGAGTGTAACGGAGCTTACAACGCCTTAAATGAAGGCGGGGCTAGCTACGGTAAGACCCACAAGAGAGTCTATTCGGACCTCTCATCTGACCACCCTATAGATTTAGCCCGATTACAGGTAATCAACTGTTATATGGGCAGAGCAGGGCTAATCAATTCAGGTGGCGCTTCCGGAGAGAATGATCTTGCCCAGGCAGTAAAAACCGCGGTTATCAACAAACGTGCCGGAGGAATGGGATTGATCAGCGGGAGAAAAGCCTTTCAGAAGCCTATGGATGTCGGTGTAGAACTGCTAAACGCGATTCAGGATGTTTATCTGAATGAAGAAGTGACTGTTGCGTAA
- the fbp gene encoding class 1 fructose-bisphosphatase, which produces MSVQRHIVEQERDFPKATGNLTGLLMDLIYAAKIISREVNKAGLVDVLGLTGTENIHGEEVKKLDEYANDRLFKAMDHGGHLCIMASEERDDVIHIPDKFPKGNYVLLFDPLDGSSNIDANVSIGTIFSIHRKKTDGEKGTLEDCLQKGSDQVAAGYIIYGSSTMLVFTTGQGVNGYTLDPSVGEFILSHIDIKTPSKGKIYSANEGNSKFWDEGTRKYIDYLKEKDSNSGRPYSLRYIGSLVADFHRNLLYGGIFLYPADYKNPDKPKGKLRLLYEASPLAFIVEQAGGMATSGKENIMDIVPTELHQKVPLIIGSREDVLTYQKFISENA; this is translated from the coding sequence ATGAGTGTACAACGCCATATTGTCGAACAGGAGAGAGATTTTCCTAAGGCTACGGGTAATCTTACAGGATTGCTGATGGACTTGATATATGCGGCAAAGATCATATCAAGAGAAGTTAATAAGGCAGGTCTTGTCGATGTACTCGGCCTTACCGGTACAGAAAATATACATGGTGAAGAAGTGAAAAAGCTGGATGAATACGCAAATGATCGACTATTTAAAGCCATGGACCATGGAGGACATCTCTGCATAATGGCTTCTGAGGAGAGAGATGACGTCATACATATTCCGGATAAATTTCCTAAAGGTAATTATGTACTGCTATTTGATCCGCTTGACGGCTCATCCAATATCGATGCGAATGTCAGCATTGGTACGATCTTTTCCATACATCGGAAAAAGACGGATGGTGAAAAGGGCACACTTGAAGACTGTCTACAAAAAGGATCTGATCAAGTCGCTGCCGGTTACATAATTTACGGTTCCAGCACAATGCTGGTTTTTACAACCGGACAGGGGGTAAACGGTTACACTTTAGATCCGAGTGTGGGAGAATTTATTCTATCTCATATTGACATCAAAACACCTTCAAAGGGAAAAATTTACAGTGCCAATGAGGGCAACTCCAAGTTCTGGGATGAAGGCACCAGGAAATACATAGATTATCTTAAAGAGAAAGATTCTAATTCGGGCAGACCATATTCATTGCGCTATATAGGTTCGCTTGTAGCAGATTTTCACAGAAATCTGCTCTATGGTGGTATATTCTTATACCCTGCTGATTACAAAAATCCTGACAAACCAAAAGGCAAATTACGTCTATTATATGAAGCATCACCACTGGCGTTTATCGTAGAACAAGCCGGTGGGATGGCAACTAGCGGCAAGGAAAATATAATGGATATTGTACCAACAGAACTCCACCAGAAAGTACCATTGATTATAGGCAGCAGGGAAGACGTTCTCACATATCAAAAATTCATTTCTGAAAATGCTTGA
- a CDS encoding DUF116 domain-containing protein — MEVIDKKFVSLNNMMTRLRKKKCPPEGLLLLFPHCIQNSTCKQNIKHDINECIRCGKCKVKDLLELSEEYGISIAVASGGRVALKRVMAKEVQGVVAIACEKELRTGLMAAMPKAIYAIPNKRPYGYCVDTDVYMEDVLKAIEFFVKSYRKTHDKPALKKKTVAKKTPTTKKKTVAKKTPTAKKKTVAKKTPTTKKKTVAKKTPTAKKKTVAKKTPTAKKKTVAKKTPTTKKKTVTRKAPKSL, encoded by the coding sequence ATGGAAGTTATAGACAAAAAATTTGTTTCGCTTAACAATATGATGACCAGGCTGAGAAAGAAAAAGTGCCCACCGGAAGGGTTACTGCTCCTTTTTCCACACTGTATACAAAATTCCACGTGTAAACAAAATATCAAACACGATATCAACGAGTGCATACGTTGCGGAAAATGCAAGGTAAAGGACCTGCTGGAATTATCAGAAGAGTACGGCATCAGCATCGCTGTTGCCAGCGGCGGAAGGGTTGCGCTAAAAAGAGTCATGGCTAAAGAAGTACAGGGGGTTGTCGCTATAGCATGCGAAAAAGAGTTACGAACAGGGTTAATGGCAGCTATGCCAAAGGCAATATATGCAATACCGAACAAGAGGCCATACGGCTACTGTGTTGATACGGATGTTTATATGGAGGATGTATTAAAGGCAATAGAGTTTTTTGTTAAAAGCTACAGAAAGACCCATGACAAACCGGCATTAAAGAAAAAAACTGTAGCGAAGAAGACACCTACAACAAAGAAAAAAACTGTAGCCAAGAAGACACCTACAGCAAAGAAAAAAACCGTAGCTAAGAAGACACCTACAACAAAGAAAAAAACTGTAGCTAAGAAGACACCTACAGCAAAGAAAAAAACTGTAGCCAAAAAGACACCTACAGCAAAGAAAAAAACCGTAGCTAAGAAGACACCTACAACAAAGAAAAAAACTGTAACCAGGAAGGCACCAAAATCTTTATAA
- the fmt gene encoding methionyl-tRNA formyltransferase — MNVVFMGTPEFAVPSLKCLIESKYYVVAVITQTDKPRGRKGQPIAPPVKSVALDAGLPVIQPENVNSEQVIEQLEKLNPDVIVVVAFGQKISDTILSLPKYKCINIHASLLPKYRGAAPINWAIVNGEKETGITTIIMSNKMDAGDIIANKSLVIGPEETAGELGNRLSMLGAETLLDSLMQIETGNAEYTRQDERHVSLAPKIKKDDCLINWNQQEKRIHDFVRGMNPKPSAYTFLMRNNSKERIIILRTERDGPSQNGATIAPGTIIDISSQGIKTATKDGSIWIKEVKPEGKRMMSAAAFSRGHDLKVDYLFQ, encoded by the coding sequence ATGAATGTAGTTTTTATGGGTACGCCTGAATTTGCGGTTCCCAGTCTAAAATGCTTAATTGAATCAAAATATTATGTTGTTGCTGTTATAACGCAAACGGATAAGCCCAGAGGCCGAAAGGGACAACCCATCGCGCCTCCTGTTAAAAGCGTAGCTCTAGATGCGGGATTACCGGTAATACAACCTGAAAATGTAAATAGCGAGCAAGTCATAGAGCAGCTAGAGAAGCTGAATCCAGATGTTATAGTAGTTGTCGCTTTTGGACAAAAAATTTCTGACACAATACTGAGTTTACCAAAATATAAGTGTATAAACATCCACGCCTCACTACTACCTAAATATCGAGGGGCAGCACCCATTAACTGGGCGATCGTCAACGGAGAGAAAGAGACAGGGATAACCACTATCATTATGAGCAACAAAATGGATGCCGGCGATATTATCGCCAATAAATCGTTAGTAATTGGCCCTGAAGAGACTGCTGGTGAGTTAGGAAACAGATTGAGTATGCTTGGCGCAGAGACCTTATTAGATAGCTTAATGCAGATTGAAACGGGTAACGCGGAATACACCCGGCAAGACGAGCGTCACGTTTCCCTGGCACCAAAAATCAAAAAAGATGACTGTCTCATTAACTGGAACCAGCAAGAAAAACGGATACATGATTTTGTAAGGGGTATGAACCCAAAACCATCCGCTTATACCTTCTTAATGAGGAACAATTCGAAAGAGAGAATAATTATTCTCAGGACAGAGAGGGATGGCCCTTCTCAAAACGGAGCAACCATCGCACCAGGTACAATCATTGATATTTCAAGTCAAGGTATTAAGACTGCTACAAAAGACGGTAGTATATGGATAAAAGAAGTAAAGCCGGAAGGCAAACGAATGATGAGTGCTGCCGCATTTTCAAGAGGGCACGATCTTAAAGTGGATTATCTGTTTCAATAA